TTGTCCAGATTAAACTGCGCTGTGATAAGGTCGGCCTGCGCTCCTTGCATGGCGGCGTTGGCCGAGAGTTCTTCGGCGACAGCGTCATCGACATCTTTCTGACTGACCGCCTGCTCAGCCAGCAACGGCTTGACCCTTGCCAGGTCCTGTTTAGCCTGGACCACACGGGCTTCAGCCTGTGCAATCTTGGCTTTGGCGCTCGCAACCGACGCTTTAAACGGAACGGGGTCGATCTGATAGAGTCTGTTGCCCTTCTTGACGTCCCGACCTTCCTTATACAAGACCGCCTTGAGAATGCCCGTTACCTGGGGACGGATCTCCACCGGACGGGAGGCCTCGGCTTGCCCGATAAATTCCGGTTCATCGGGGACTGTCTGGGTCCGGACGGTCACCACCTCAACCTGCGGGGTTTCCTGTGGAGGCATCGATTCTGCTTCCTGCTTGCAGGCAGTCGACGAAACCATAGACGTAAGAAGAAGCCCCACCAAAACAGATCGTCCCACCCGTTGCGCTATCAGCATGCTAATCTATCCTTACTTTGTAATCCTTATCAGATATTCTTTCCGGCAAACATACCATTCTACCGAGGCGCAGCAGACGACGGCAAGCCCAAGATGGTTAAGACTTTCCTCCTTTGCCTCAATGCGCCCCGGTCTCTGTTCAACCTGTCTCATGATCTGTTTCCGACACAACGTTCTTTTGATTCCTACAGAATTGATCGACCAGACTCTCTCCGGTGATCTCTTCGACCACGCGCCGAGTCAAACACCCCGATGCTCGCAATTGCGCTCCTTCTCGCCAGAGGCGCGCCAATAGGGCTCTCCCGTCGGCGTCGATAAACGTCACGCCTGCCAAAACAATTTTTGTGCAATGCTGTTGATTCTCGGACAACGCGCGACAATAGGCGTTGAGTTCCTCCACCCAAGCGCCGGCTAATCGTCCTTCTATCACGAGTGAAATGCCCTGAGAAACCGCATCTCGTTGACCGGTGACTTTCAACATGAACTGGTCCTCACAGCCGTCAGCCTTGGTGGGTTCGACTGAGATCATTCCCAAGCTGCGAGCGCCGGTTCATCAAAATGACCTGATCAATCACCTCGCCGCATTGCACGCACCGCTGAAGCAGCATCGCAGCCGGACCGGTACTGGTCAGTGCATCAACCCCCGGCTCGAGAACCATAAGTCCCTTGCACCTGGTGCAGCGTATGGATTTCCCACAATGTTCCTGTTCGATGCGCTCTTTACGCGCGAATCCTGATGTGGCCATGATTGACCTCCCTGGTAGAGAGACGGAACTATGAAGATCCAAAGCAACCTCTGTTCCATGAACGATTTCGTGGGACCACCACTACCGAAGTCGTTGAGTTACTTTGATAAAGTCGATTTGAGGCTGGAGGATGCTGAGTGGAGAAATGCCGAGAAGCTGCCGACCCTCCGGCATGCCGCCGATCGATCGGCGGCATGCCGTACCTTGGAGTCACGTATGCAGAGCATCTCGCCCTCCACTCACCGCTACGAGGGCTTAGAAATACCGAGCTTTTGCATCTTGGATTGGAGGGTGGTTCGCTTGAGCCCTAACCGAGCCGCAGCTCCACCTGGTCCACCGATGACCCACTTCGTCTCATGCAGAACCCGAAGAATTTGCTCACGTTCTAGGTCTTCCAGGGTGGTTGTCATCGAACTCGTCGGCAGAGTCGCGGTCTGGAGTTCGCTGATCGGCACCTGTAAGTCTGTCCCTTGTGTCAAAATCACAGACCGTTCCACAAGATTCTCCAATTCCCGAATGTTGCCAGGCCAGACATAGCGAGAGAGCACTTCAAGGGTCTTGGCAGGCACGGTTTGAATGTTCTTCTTCATGCGGACAGCATAATGTTGTGTGAAATAGCGAACCAAGATGGGAATGTCTTCGCGGCGTTCACGCAACGGTGGAGCGGTGATCGGGAAGACATTGAGTCGATAGTAGAGGTCGCTTCGAAACTGCTTCTGCTCCACCAACGCCTTGAGATCTCTGTTGGTCGCAGCAATCAAGCGGACATTGACTCGGATGGTTTTGGTGCTGCCCAGCCGCTCAAATTCCTGTTCTTGCAGAACGCGAAGCAGCTTGGATTGAAGTTCCAACGGAATCTCACCCACTTCATCGAGAAAAATCGTCCCCTTATCGGCCAGCTCAAATCGTCCGGCTTTCTGCGAAATCGCACCCGTGAAGGCACCTCGTTCATGCCCAAAGAGCTCGCTCTCCAATAATCCGGTCGGAATGGCCGCGCAGTTCAGTTTGACGAACGTCCGCTCCCCTCGGGTACTCAATCGATGGATTGCACGGGCGATGAGTTCCTTGCCCGTCCCGGTTTCCCCTTGAATCAAAGCCGTCGAATCGGTCGGAGCCACCACTTCGACTTGCTTCAGCACATTCTTCAAGGGAGTGCTCTCGCCGATGATTTCTTCAAACCCATGTTCAATACGAAGTTCCTCTTCAAGATAGAGCTTTTCCTTCGCAAGTTTGTCCTTAAGCTCAGCGATCTCCTGAAACGCCAGCGCATTTTCGACCGCCACAGCCACTTGCTGAGCGACTTGCTGCAAAAACTGGATGTCTGCATCGCTATAGGCGTCCTGCTGCAAACTCATGAACCCCATCGCCCCCAGCTGTCTCCTCGACGTGGTAAGGGGTACAAAACAAAACGACTCCGTGTCATCCTCTTTCATATGGCCGATCACCTTTGGCCACCGGCGCTCCTCCGCCAATTTCGGGACGATGATGGATTGCTGTTGTTGCCAGACCAATCCGGCGGGACAGTCGTCGATCGCGACTTCGTGCCCGCCCACCAGATCCGCCGGGACATTGGCCTGAATCGTATGCAACCGCATGACTTTCTTGATGGGATCATGCAGGGAAAGGTCAACATAGTTCACCTGTACGACCCGTGGAAGCCGGTGGGCCAGATCGCGGAACAGTTGATCGAGATCTCGCTGGGCAGAAATCGCCTGTGCCACCTCAAGAAGCGCTTGGTACCGCTCCGCAAGGTCCTCGCATGGAGAGATGGCCGGTCGATTCATAGACTGGCAGTATGGACCATCCGCCTGTAACGGCTCAAGAGGTTACGGCAGACGAGCGAACCTGTAACCCCAAATCGGACCGTCAGAGCATCTGGTGCGTGCCGTCACAGAACGGTGGGGTCTTGGTGTGCTTGCACTGGCACAACGCGACTTCCTTCGTCTCCCCCACGGTAAACTCAACCGGTTCGAACTCGGTCCCCTGGTGAGAACCATCACAAAATGGCTGGTCCCTTGATCGTCCACAGGAGCACCAGTAGTACGTTCCGGCCTCCAATGTCAGCACCGCCGGTTCCTTGGCTGCCATGCGTGGTTGTCCCATGAGCATTCCTCCCTTTGCCATTGGTCAAGATCAGACTACGGGGCTGAAGTATAACGTTTTCATTATGTATTTCGCACCTTCCTCTTGCGCGACCCTCTGATCACTTCCATCTCTCCCCATCTCACTCGATCAGTAGTGGTTCATGGCGATTGATTTATGAGACAGCGGGTATTATTCATCCGGTCTATGGTACTTTCGATTTTGGGTCTCTTATGAGCTTGCTACTACTCGTCCATGGCGGGTCAATCGCAAATAGAGTACGTACAAGAAGGAATAAGCAGATATCCTCTAGCACCATCACCCCGACATCAGATTGCTCAAGCAAGTATCCGGTTGAACGTTCCGTATGCAAGCCGGGCATCTCGTGTTGATGAGGAAAGCGCGCCGTTGTAGGTAAGACGACATGATACTACCGATCGAGTTTATCCTGCTCGCTGCTTCCGGGCTCCTACTGCTGAGCGTCATCGCGAGTAAAGCCTTTGGCAATATGGGCATCCCAGCGCTCTTGTTGTTCCTCGGTATCGGGATGCTGGCGGGATCGGACGGTCCAGGTGGCATACATTTCGACAATCCCTAGTTGGCCCAGTCTCTTGGCGTAGTGGCACTCACCTTCATTTTGTTTGCCGGCGGTATGGACACCGAGTGGGCGACCGTGCGGAAAGTGTTGGGAATTGGGGTGGGCCTGTCGACCTTAGGAGTCGCCGTGACAGCTGGACTAGTCGGTTGGTTCGCGACCACAGCGTTGCAGATGTCATGGTTAGAAGGACTCCTCATCGGCGCGATCGTTTCCTCGACCGATGCCGCGGCGGTGTTTGCCGTGATGCGTTCACGCTATGTAGGCCTGCGTGGCACCTTGAAACCTTTGCTCGAACTCGAATCCGGCAGCAACGATCCGATGGCCGTCTTTCTCACCATTGGCATGATTTCCCTGATCACGGGAGCTTCCGATTCAGCGTTCGACTTGGTACCGATGTTCATACGGCAAATGGTCCTTGGCGGAGCCATCGGGTACGGAGTAGGCAAGTTGATGGTGTTGCTGGTGAACCGACTGCGCCTTGAATATGATGGGCTCTATCCTGTTCTAACCCTATCGCTCGTGCTCTTCACCTACAGCGGCAGCACATGGCTTGGCGGAAATGGATTTCTGGCCGTATATCTAGCCGGCCTCATGATGGGAAACAGCGAATTTGTCCATAAACGAAGTCTGATCCGGTTCCACGACGGACTGGCCTGGCTCATGCAGATCAGCATGTTCCTGGCTCTAGGGCTGCAGGTCTTCCCTGCGCAGCTCGTACCAATCGCCGGTACAGGGCTGCTCTTGGCGTTGTTCCTGATGTTCATAGCCCGACCCGTGGCTGTCTTTGCGACCTTGGCATTTACGCATCTCAGCATGAGAGAGAAAACCATGGTCGCCTGGGTGGGATTGCGAGGGGCCGTGCCGATTATTCTGGCCACTTTTCCGCTTCTTGCAGAGGTCCCTCAGGCTGTTACAACTTTTCATCTGGTCTTTTTCATCGTGCTGACATCAGTGTTGTTGCAAGGCACCTCAATTCCGATCGTAGCCCGTTGGCTGCAGGTCGATGAGCCGTTGGCGCCGCGCAAGGAGTCTTCACCAATTTGGGACGCGCCAACCAGCCTCAAGAGTGGGCTCCTAGAAGTGCAGATTCCAGAACACTCCTGGGCAATCGGGCGGCGATTGCTTGATCTGGGCCTACCGAAAAGCGCGTTCATACTCTTGATCGCTCGAAAAAGTAAGTGTTTTGTTCCGGACGGGACGGCCGTGTTGCAGGCCAACGATTCCCTTCTTGCATTTACTGACCAATTTTCATTTCTCCGATTGCGGTCGATTCTCGAAAGCCGACATCAGCCTCCGCCGCCCGAGGATCCTCCGGAGGGTGGAGGCGTCGAGGTCGTGTGAAGACCACGCCACATCTCAAAATCGCTTTCCCGCGACACAGCGCTTCCATTCATCGACGTCAAGCCCTTCAGAACGTGTGGAATCTGGCGCGGCGGACGCATCGCTAATCATCGTAGCCTTGCCTGAAATTGAGCCCGCCGCGCTGACAGTGAGTCGCATCCACGACCTCAATCCAAAAATTCCAATCTTGGCGCGGGCGCATGGCGTAGCGGAAGCGGAACGACTCGGTGCCGTCGGAGTGACCGAGGTCATTCAGCCAGAAGTCGAGGCATCGGCGACATTGATCCGGCATGCCTTGACCTGGTTTGGGGTACCAAAGGAGAGAATTTTAGACCAATAGCACAGTACCGGCAGTCCATGGAAACAAAGGGGCCAACACGTTGAA
The window above is part of the Nitrospira sp. genome. Proteins encoded here:
- a CDS encoding CDGSH iron-sulfur domain-containing protein: MGQPRMAAKEPAVLTLEAGTYYWCSCGRSRDQPFCDGSHQGTEFEPVEFTVGETKEVALCQCKHTKTPPFCDGTHQML
- a CDS encoding NAD-binding protein, whose translation is MESGAADASLIIVALPEIEPAALTVSRIHDLNPKIPILARAHGVAEAERLGAVGVTEVIQPEVEASATLIRHALTWFGVPKERILDQ
- a CDS encoding sigma 54-interacting transcriptional regulator; protein product: MNRPAISPCEDLAERYQALLEVAQAISAQRDLDQLFRDLAHRLPRVVQVNYVDLSLHDPIKKVMRLHTIQANVPADLVGGHEVAIDDCPAGLVWQQQQSIIVPKLAEERRWPKVIGHMKEDDTESFCFVPLTTSRRQLGAMGFMSLQQDAYSDADIQFLQQVAQQVAVAVENALAFQEIAELKDKLAKEKLYLEEELRIEHGFEEIIGESTPLKNVLKQVEVVAPTDSTALIQGETGTGKELIARAIHRLSTRGERTFVKLNCAAIPTGLLESELFGHERGAFTGAISQKAGRFELADKGTIFLDEVGEIPLELQSKLLRVLQEQEFERLGSTKTIRVNVRLIAATNRDLKALVEQKQFRSDLYYRLNVFPITAPPLRERREDIPILVRYFTQHYAVRMKKNIQTVPAKTLEVLSRYVWPGNIRELENLVERSVILTQGTDLQVPISELQTATLPTSSMTTTLEDLEREQILRVLHETKWVIGGPGGAAARLGLKRTTLQSKMQKLGISKPS